One Bradyrhizobium sp. ISRA464 genomic window carries:
- a CDS encoding ABC transporter ATP-binding protein: MAENTDDMKRPRAARRAALAELWRLLKVAPLPRWATPLLIVLGVASSLAETVGITLVLLFFYLAMGQVELATSTSGILGDALRHATSWFHSSTETALVVLLLIIVRGALAFANTLISAHVGEQINEVARNRVHLQYLSTSYSFFQRHDEAYLMEVLGTETWLISGAYSNLTRIIVSSCSIVLFLSFLLALSVKITVIAIAASMAVSAGMRHLSRPMQELGSGVKLVHQRLGEHMLMTLQGMRTIRAYGQEKVHQERFEGASAEARRVALGLARLSALVSPLTEVGYLVVLCLVIASANMWGIGFATSLTAVALLYRLQPHMRELETSLLYMAQIEPQLRSIRLMLAKDDKEYPKPGHLAIDRLGDRISFRNVTFRYDAGSDPALRDVSFDIPAGKITALVGASGAGKTTIVNLLLGLYSATEGCILVDGRPIEDLRRPEWLGLLAIAGQDVDLVEGTVIDNVRMSKNDASEAEILHALRVAGISEIVEALPDKYDSWIGQHGTRFSGGQRQRLGLARAIVRKPEFLILDEAMSALDRSLEDSVKRAIQQQLNGRTLLLITHRLESVLDADHVVCLEGGRVCAEGPPARLLADSSNLFSRNLRLGAVRAAP, encoded by the coding sequence ATGGCAGAAAACACAGACGATATGAAGAGGCCGAGAGCCGCGCGGCGCGCGGCATTGGCCGAACTGTGGCGGCTCCTCAAGGTGGCACCGTTGCCGCGTTGGGCGACGCCGCTGCTGATCGTCCTTGGCGTGGCGTCATCGCTGGCCGAGACGGTCGGGATCACGCTGGTGCTGCTCTTCTTCTATCTTGCGATGGGGCAGGTGGAACTCGCGACGTCGACGAGCGGCATTCTGGGCGATGCGCTCCGGCATGCGACCAGCTGGTTTCACAGCTCGACTGAGACCGCTCTGGTGGTGCTTCTTCTCATCATTGTGCGCGGCGCGCTCGCCTTCGCCAATACGCTGATCAGCGCCCATGTCGGCGAGCAGATCAATGAAGTCGCGCGCAACCGCGTCCATCTGCAATATCTGTCGACCTCATATTCGTTCTTTCAGCGCCATGACGAAGCCTACCTGATGGAGGTTCTTGGGACCGAGACATGGTTGATCTCCGGAGCCTACAGCAACCTGACCCGCATCATCGTCAGCTCCTGCTCGATCGTTCTCTTCCTGTCGTTTCTTCTTGCGCTTTCGGTGAAGATTACGGTGATCGCAATCGCGGCATCCATGGCCGTATCCGCCGGGATGCGTCACCTTTCCAGGCCGATGCAGGAACTCGGCAGCGGAGTGAAGCTGGTTCACCAGAGACTGGGAGAGCACATGCTGATGACCCTTCAGGGTATGCGGACGATCCGTGCGTATGGCCAGGAGAAGGTGCACCAGGAGCGTTTCGAGGGTGCGTCGGCGGAGGCGCGCCGGGTCGCGCTGGGACTCGCGCGCCTGTCCGCGCTGGTGTCTCCGCTTACGGAAGTGGGATACCTCGTGGTGCTCTGCCTCGTCATCGCGTCCGCCAATATGTGGGGAATCGGGTTTGCGACCAGTCTTACAGCGGTTGCCTTGCTCTATCGGTTGCAGCCGCATATGCGCGAGCTGGAGACCAGCCTGCTGTACATGGCGCAGATCGAACCGCAGCTGCGCTCCATCCGTCTCATGCTGGCGAAGGACGACAAGGAATATCCGAAGCCCGGACACCTTGCGATCGACAGGCTGGGCGACAGGATCTCGTTCCGCAACGTCACCTTCCGCTACGATGCTGGATCCGATCCGGCGCTTCGCGACGTCTCCTTTGACATTCCGGCAGGTAAGATCACCGCGCTCGTTGGTGCGAGCGGGGCGGGCAAGACCACGATCGTGAACCTTCTGCTCGGTCTTTATTCGGCGACCGAGGGATGCATCCTTGTCGATGGTCGCCCCATCGAGGATCTCCGCCGACCGGAATGGCTTGGCCTGCTCGCGATTGCCGGCCAGGACGTCGACCTCGTCGAAGGCACGGTGATCGACAATGTGCGCATGTCCAAGAACGACGCGTCGGAGGCGGAGATTTTGCACGCGTTGCGCGTCGCAGGTATTTCGGAAATCGTTGAGGCGTTGCCCGACAAGTACGACTCCTGGATCGGGCAGCACGGCACGCGCTTTTCGGGCGGACAACGCCAGCGCCTTGGCCTTGCCCGCGCGATCGTACGCAAGCCTGAGTTCCTGATTCTTGACGAGGCCATGAGCGCTCTCGATCGCTCGTTGGAGGACAGTGTCAAGCGCGCCATCCAGCAGCAGCTCAACGGCCGGACCTTGCTGCTCATTACCCACCGGCTGGAGTCGGTGCTCGACGCGGATCACGTGGTGTGCCTCGAGGGTGGTCGGGTTTGCGCGGAAGGGCCCCCGGCGAGGTTGCTCGCGGACTCCAGTAAT
- a CDS encoding glycosyltransferase family 2 protein, translating to MSTSTCLVSVVIPAFNAEATIDETLCSVRSQSHERLEIIVVDDGSTDDTVAVAERHADRDPRITIIRQDNAGVAAARNAGWQAARAEFIAFIDADDLWAPGKIERQLQAMIDGGEKTGLVYSWYAWIDAKSRVSVKSDPVFHAGDVLDYLFESNFIGNGSSAMVRREALIAARGFESGLRASGAQGCEDLLFYCRVAESYHFAVVPEYEIGYRYLPNNMSSDMTRMFRSWMLVADEMAARHPDRIALLDRGISNYARWLLRRALTGGRVGYFAPVFMLLFGRNPALAVKVAVLDLPRDIVSAVWWTVRSLRHRKLRRPSPSFLIGDPSQSRWQKTQTI from the coding sequence ATGAGTACAAGTACGTGCCTGGTCAGTGTCGTCATTCCAGCGTTCAACGCCGAGGCGACGATCGACGAGACGCTTTGCAGCGTCCGGTCGCAGTCACACGAGCGGCTCGAGATCATCGTGGTGGACGATGGATCCACAGACGACACGGTCGCGGTCGCGGAGCGGCATGCGGACCGCGATCCGCGTATCACGATCATCAGGCAGGATAACGCCGGTGTGGCGGCCGCTCGCAATGCCGGGTGGCAGGCCGCGCGTGCGGAATTCATCGCGTTCATCGACGCCGATGACCTGTGGGCGCCGGGCAAGATCGAGCGGCAGCTCCAGGCCATGATTGACGGGGGAGAGAAAACGGGCCTCGTCTACAGCTGGTACGCCTGGATCGACGCGAAGAGCCGCGTGAGCGTGAAATCCGATCCCGTGTTTCATGCCGGCGACGTGCTGGACTATCTGTTCGAGAGCAATTTCATCGGCAACGGAAGTTCGGCAATGGTCCGCAGAGAAGCCTTGATCGCGGCGCGCGGATTCGAGAGCGGCCTGCGGGCATCGGGCGCTCAGGGTTGCGAAGATCTGCTGTTTTATTGCCGCGTCGCGGAAAGCTATCACTTCGCGGTGGTTCCCGAATATGAGATCGGCTACCGCTATCTGCCGAACAACATGTCCAGTGACATGACGCGGATGTTCCGCTCCTGGATGCTGGTTGCCGATGAGATGGCGGCTCGACATCCCGATCGCATTGCCTTGCTGGATCGCGGAATCAGCAATTACGCCCGGTGGCTGCTTCGAAGAGCGTTGACTGGTGGTCGTGTGGGTTACTTTGCACCGGTCTTCATGCTGCTGTTCGGGCGAAATCCCGCGCTGGCGGTCAAGGTCGCTGTGCTTGACCTGCCGCGGGACATCGTCTCCGCGGTGTGGTGGACGGTCCGCAGTCTGCGGCACAGAAAGCTCCGACGGCCATCGCCGTCATTCCTGATCGGTGATCCCAGTCAATCCCGATGGCAGAAAACACAGACGATATGA
- a CDS encoding glycosyltransferase, with protein MMASSLTSIVIPARDAEKTIARTLESLLAQTDPGWEALIVDDGSVDATHAIVAGYAARDTRFALLRSGGRGVSTARNVGLSRASGERLLFLDSDDWIDAQFLIKMNAALDEDPSAITACCDHCRVMPDGEQTPRYRNAAVAANPFEAFARSCPVAVHGVLVKRSAVMAVGGFDANLRTCEEWDLWQRIARTGGNWIHVDELLSYYWSSEHSLSGDVRQMLADGNAVIARGFSTDQRVENAAPEHQNGASAAFGRSQAAAHAYFALWCCGIDCARGNRGGLSRAVLADIPQSTTAADQIAYSLLDSVSVGARATPARLAGRWREFGEHVTELITAIGQVWSDPAEARKIQYRFERILLDYDDLSAPRELALTLGLRVDLQQLPAFYPSRHVDRLYIYMCDGPQVLALLDVGLIGAVDFEFWVKLIREHLTHLPMGRGWRLRHLSRPARLIRRVRKPARSEPDSHRHRLQVLQERIASEAKSRSVPSALVPGTGSSESHAVEGGPCDIGREVFWERFFQREDPWNYGSPYEQEKYRRQLELLPPERPERAIELACAEGHFSRQLAPKVGHLLASDISSTALARARLRCNGIRNADFAKLDLSADRLPDAMDLICCSEVLYYLDDEAELARVAQRIARALRPGGHLITAHSYVLKDDTSRTGFDWENPYGAETIARVMGKLPELALEASIQTELYRVDRYRRLAPDEVAPEPQVTVAQIDAPIEREVARFVVRNGAVRRRSEVLQSERRSHVPVLMYHRVATDGPEQLARYRVDPDAFAAQMLWLRRNGYHTINSEQLAWFVANSHPFEGRPLLITFDDGYQDFAEQAWPILKANDLSAEVFIVTDLVGARAEWDASFGTPAPLMDAGRIIALAGEGAMFGSHLARHPRSDRLSSSELAEELLRSRIQLETWLERPTTSLAAPFGCTDQRFRILAAECGYKAIFNTVDRAAGLQDDLLDLPRIEVRGDQSLGAFVQCLERYQ; from the coding sequence ATGATGGCCAGCTCACTCACCTCGATCGTAATCCCTGCTCGCGATGCTGAGAAAACCATCGCCAGAACGCTTGAAAGCCTGTTGGCCCAGACCGACCCCGGATGGGAAGCGCTGATTGTAGATGACGGTTCCGTCGATGCGACGCATGCAATCGTTGCGGGATATGCCGCGCGAGACACCCGGTTCGCGTTGCTGAGGTCCGGCGGGCGAGGCGTATCGACGGCCCGCAATGTCGGTCTATCCCGCGCGAGCGGCGAGCGGCTTCTATTCCTCGACAGCGACGACTGGATTGACGCGCAATTCCTGATCAAAATGAACGCGGCGCTGGACGAAGATCCTTCCGCGATCACTGCTTGCTGTGATCATTGTCGCGTGATGCCTGATGGCGAACAGACGCCTCGCTATCGTAATGCGGCGGTTGCGGCCAATCCATTCGAAGCGTTCGCGCGCAGTTGTCCCGTTGCCGTTCACGGTGTCCTTGTCAAAAGAAGCGCAGTCATGGCGGTTGGCGGTTTTGATGCCAATCTTCGAACCTGCGAGGAATGGGATCTGTGGCAGCGGATCGCGCGAACCGGCGGCAACTGGATACATGTCGATGAGTTGCTCAGTTACTATTGGTCGAGCGAGCATTCGTTGTCCGGCGACGTCCGGCAAATGCTGGCTGACGGGAATGCTGTTATTGCTCGTGGATTCTCTACCGATCAACGTGTGGAGAATGCGGCGCCGGAGCATCAGAACGGGGCATCGGCCGCTTTCGGCAGGTCGCAAGCGGCAGCGCATGCCTATTTCGCGCTTTGGTGCTGCGGCATCGACTGCGCTCGAGGGAACAGGGGCGGCCTTTCACGAGCGGTGCTTGCCGATATACCGCAATCGACAACCGCGGCCGATCAGATTGCTTATAGCTTGCTGGACTCAGTCTCAGTCGGGGCTCGTGCAACGCCGGCGAGATTGGCAGGTCGCTGGCGGGAGTTTGGCGAGCATGTGACCGAGCTGATCACTGCAATCGGGCAAGTCTGGAGTGATCCGGCAGAAGCTCGAAAGATCCAGTATCGGTTCGAGCGCATCCTGCTCGACTATGATGACCTCTCGGCGCCGCGCGAACTTGCCCTGACACTGGGTCTCCGCGTCGACCTTCAGCAGCTTCCCGCGTTTTACCCGTCCCGTCATGTCGACCGGCTCTACATCTACATGTGCGATGGACCGCAAGTCTTGGCCTTGCTCGATGTCGGATTGATCGGAGCCGTGGATTTCGAATTCTGGGTGAAGCTGATTCGCGAACACCTCACCCATTTGCCTATGGGCAGGGGCTGGCGACTTCGACATCTGAGCCGGCCCGCCAGGTTGATAAGGCGAGTTCGGAAGCCCGCGCGGAGCGAGCCGGATAGCCACCGGCACCGGCTGCAGGTGTTGCAGGAACGCATAGCGAGCGAAGCGAAATCGCGCTCTGTGCCCAGCGCGCTGGTACCGGGCACGGGCAGCAGTGAGAGCCATGCTGTCGAAGGAGGTCCATGCGACATTGGACGTGAGGTGTTCTGGGAGAGGTTCTTTCAAAGAGAGGATCCATGGAACTACGGCTCGCCCTATGAGCAGGAGAAGTACCGTCGGCAACTGGAGTTGTTGCCGCCTGAGCGGCCGGAACGTGCGATCGAGCTGGCATGCGCGGAAGGCCATTTCAGCCGGCAGCTGGCGCCGAAGGTCGGGCATCTCCTGGCATCCGATATTTCATCGACAGCGCTCGCGCGGGCTCGCTTGCGCTGTAACGGAATCCGCAACGCGGATTTCGCCAAGCTTGATCTATCGGCCGACCGTCTCCCCGATGCGATGGATCTCATCTGTTGCTCCGAGGTGCTTTACTACCTGGATGACGAGGCGGAGCTGGCGCGCGTTGCGCAGAGGATCGCGCGAGCCTTGCGTCCCGGCGGGCATCTCATCACTGCGCACAGTTACGTCCTGAAGGACGATACGTCTCGTACCGGATTCGATTGGGAAAATCCGTACGGAGCTGAGACGATTGCACGGGTGATGGGAAAGTTGCCCGAGCTCGCGCTTGAGGCATCGATACAGACCGAGCTCTATCGCGTCGATCGCTACCGGCGCCTTGCGCCTGACGAGGTTGCGCCCGAGCCGCAGGTGACGGTTGCGCAAATTGATGCGCCTATCGAAAGGGAGGTCGCGCGATTTGTCGTGCGGAATGGCGCCGTCAGGCGGCGATCGGAAGTCCTGCAATCGGAAAGACGCTCGCACGTTCCGGTCCTGATGTACCATCGAGTCGCAACCGATGGGCCGGAGCAGCTTGCGCGCTATCGTGTCGATCCGGATGCCTTTGCCGCGCAGATGTTGTGGTTACGGAGAAATGGCTACCACACAATCAACTCGGAGCAGCTGGCATGGTTTGTGGCCAACAGCCACCCGTTTGAAGGCAGGCCGCTGCTGATCACCTTCGACGACGGATATCAGGATTTTGCCGAACAGGCGTGGCCCATACTGAAAGCCAATGACCTCTCCGCGGAAGTGTTCATTGTCACTGATCTGGTTGGCGCGCGAGCCGAGTGGGACGCATCGTTCGGAACGCCGGCGCCGCTGATGGATGCCGGCAGGATCATCGCGCTTGCCGGCGAAGGCGCGATGTTTGGCAGTCACCTCGCGCGCCATCCTCGCAGCGATAGGCTTTCAAGCTCGGAACTAGCCGAAGAATTACTGCGGTCACGGATCCAGCTCGAGACCTGGCTGGAGCGCCCGACGACGTCGCTTGCGGCTCCGTTTGGATGCACCGACCAGCGGTTCAGAATTTTAGCGGCGGAGTGCGGCTATAAGGCCATATTCAACACGGTCGATCGGGCCGCCGGGTTGCAGGATGACTTGCTCGACCTTCCGCGCATCGAAGTGAGGGGCGACCAAAGTCTGGGGGCGTTTGTGCAGTGCTTGGAGCGGTATCAATGA
- a CDS encoding glycosyltransferase — MAGPSSAGLIQQRMAMLPSITDLPLGEGVAHVAMTSPADIAGTELREGMTVFWHEDRPIGHVLMHQGRQIGSRIGHVDADFLQVIGDELQRQVKPTVSASVVICTRDRPEELAACLASLPRQSFRPREIIVVDNASRDRRTRDVVSAAGVIYIREDRPGLDIARNTGVLRATGDIVAFTDDDVMLHPRWLERLVAAFDQPQVAAVTGLVLPAELATEAQWHFETYWGFGKGYLERDFDSSCFKSHRRDAFPAWDIGAGASMAFRRDVFERIGLFDERLDVGQAGCSGDSEYWYRLLVNGYTCRYAPSSVAFHSHRRTMEGLASQIYYYMRGHVAALLVQYERTALQENRVRAYLYLPTWYSYRLLRRAIGRKRVVDRFLKEEIAGCMSGFRFYHSKGKRE, encoded by the coding sequence GTGGCGGGACCGTCATCCGCCGGCCTGATCCAGCAACGAATGGCCATGCTCCCTTCGATCACAGACCTGCCGCTAGGCGAGGGGGTCGCGCATGTCGCGATGACGTCGCCCGCGGACATCGCCGGAACGGAATTGCGCGAGGGCATGACCGTGTTCTGGCACGAGGATCGCCCGATCGGCCACGTGCTGATGCATCAGGGGCGGCAGATCGGCTCGCGCATTGGTCACGTCGATGCCGACTTTCTCCAGGTTATCGGGGATGAATTGCAAAGGCAGGTCAAGCCGACTGTCTCGGCAAGCGTGGTGATCTGTACACGGGACCGGCCGGAAGAACTCGCCGCGTGCCTCGCGTCATTGCCGCGGCAAAGCTTTCGGCCGCGTGAGATCATCGTGGTCGATAACGCGTCAAGAGATCGGCGCACGCGCGATGTCGTGTCGGCCGCGGGAGTGATCTACATACGCGAAGACCGGCCCGGGCTCGATATCGCCCGCAATACCGGCGTGCTTCGCGCAACCGGCGACATCGTGGCCTTTACCGACGACGACGTCATGCTTCACCCACGTTGGTTGGAGCGACTGGTGGCCGCATTCGATCAGCCGCAGGTCGCCGCCGTGACAGGGCTCGTCCTTCCAGCAGAACTGGCAACCGAGGCGCAATGGCACTTCGAGACCTATTGGGGATTCGGCAAGGGTTACCTGGAGCGGGACTTCGACAGCTCATGCTTCAAGTCGCATCGCCGGGATGCGTTCCCGGCGTGGGACATTGGCGCCGGGGCCAGCATGGCATTCCGCCGCGACGTATTTGAACGGATCGGTCTGTTCGATGAACGTCTCGACGTCGGCCAGGCAGGATGCTCCGGGGATTCGGAATATTGGTACCGCTTGCTCGTAAACGGCTACACCTGCCGCTACGCGCCTTCCTCCGTGGCGTTCCATTCTCACCGACGGACGATGGAAGGGCTCGCGAGCCAAATCTATTACTACATGCGAGGCCACGTCGCGGCGCTGCTGGTCCAGTATGAGCGAACAGCTCTTCAGGAAAACCGGGTGCGCGCGTACCTGTATCTTCCGACATGGTACTCCTACCGGCTGCTCCGCAGGGCCATCGGACGCAAGCGCGTTGTCGACCGCTTTCTCAAGGAGGAGATCGCCGGCTGCATGTCGGGATTCCGCTTCTACCACAGCAAGGGGAAGCGCGAATGA
- the galE gene encoding UDP-glucose 4-epimerase GalE, whose protein sequence is MTRTVLVTGGAGYVGSHCCKAFARAGWNVVALDNLSRGWRAAVRWGPLVECDVCDPRAVRAALETHKPDLVAHFAAFAYVGESVENPAIYYENNTAGTLALLNGMRATGCSYILFSSTCASYGVPQRVPIDESHPQAPINPYGWSKMIIERMLEDFGQAYGIGSVSLRYFNAAGADPDGEIGERHEPETHVIPLAIEAARRTDRPFTILGTDFPTADGSAVRDYVHVNDLARAHVLAGEMLLERGGTHVFNLGTGVGTSVLELVAAVKRVARSEPVVRRGARRAGDPARLVASFAKAERDLGWRPQQSDIDFIIETALEWRDRHPPA, encoded by the coding sequence ATGACCAGGACAGTACTGGTCACCGGCGGTGCGGGATATGTGGGCTCTCACTGCTGCAAGGCATTCGCCAGGGCCGGCTGGAATGTTGTGGCGCTCGATAACCTCTCGCGCGGTTGGCGCGCCGCGGTGCGTTGGGGGCCACTGGTGGAATGCGATGTTTGCGATCCACGCGCGGTACGGGCGGCGCTGGAGACGCATAAGCCGGATTTGGTCGCGCATTTCGCGGCGTTCGCCTATGTTGGCGAATCAGTCGAGAACCCGGCGATCTACTACGAGAACAACACTGCCGGCACGCTAGCGCTGCTGAACGGGATGCGCGCAACAGGGTGCAGCTATATTCTGTTCTCAAGCACTTGTGCCAGTTACGGCGTCCCCCAGCGCGTCCCGATCGATGAAAGCCATCCGCAGGCGCCGATCAACCCCTATGGTTGGTCGAAGATGATCATCGAGCGAATGCTGGAGGATTTTGGTCAGGCTTATGGAATCGGATCGGTGTCCTTGCGCTATTTCAACGCCGCTGGGGCGGATCCCGACGGTGAAATTGGCGAGCGGCATGAGCCGGAAACTCATGTCATTCCGCTGGCGATCGAAGCCGCGCGCCGAACCGATCGGCCATTCACAATACTGGGCACGGATTTTCCAACGGCTGACGGCAGTGCCGTCAGGGACTACGTCCACGTCAACGATCTGGCGCGAGCCCACGTGCTTGCAGGCGAAATGCTGCTCGAGCGGGGTGGCACTCACGTGTTCAACCTTGGCACCGGCGTCGGCACCAGCGTGCTCGAGTTGGTCGCGGCGGTGAAGCGTGTCGCCCGCAGCGAGCCGGTCGTGCGCCGTGGCGCGCGCCGGGCGGGCGATCCCGCCAGGCTCGTTGCATCGTTTGCGAAGGCCGAGCGAGACCTCGGCTGGCGGCCGCAGCAATCCGATATCGACTTTATCATCGAGACTGCACTTGAGTGGCGGGACCGTCATCCGCCGGCCTGA
- a CDS encoding glycosyltransferase family 4 protein, which translates to MHDYAGHPFQVDLSRELAVRGHEVSHAYFHGDLGPKGKLERSSADPAHLSFTGVKLSRPYDKASFVRRRFDDVAYGKAVAKLVHSDKPDIVISGNTPTEAQSAIVNACKQTGTKFVFWVQDFYSVAVSQLLRKKLGPPGAMVGAYYRFLERRQFQSSDAVVVITNAFSPLASKWTGTEDNVFVIENWGALNDIVPHPKDNAWARRHGLHNSFNFLYSGTLGLKHNPDLLVQLAKMVKGRANVVTVSQGVGVTHLEQAKAELGLDNLILLPLQPFADLPMVLATSDVAVATIEPEAGIFSVPSKVQSYFCAGRPVLLAAPKENLASDLVRRNGAGLVVDPVDQAAFLKAALRLLDDEALRANAAAKARSFALENYDIKSVTDRFETVFDYAIGSKTAERKI; encoded by the coding sequence GTGCACGACTACGCAGGACACCCCTTCCAGGTCGATCTCAGCCGCGAATTGGCGGTCCGGGGGCATGAAGTCAGCCACGCCTACTTCCACGGCGATCTCGGCCCAAAGGGCAAACTAGAGAGATCGTCCGCCGATCCCGCCCACCTCTCCTTTACCGGTGTCAAGCTGTCGCGTCCCTACGACAAGGCGTCCTTCGTGCGCCGCCGATTTGACGACGTCGCCTACGGCAAGGCAGTTGCGAAATTGGTGCATTCGGACAAGCCGGACATCGTGATCTCCGGCAATACACCAACGGAAGCCCAATCGGCCATCGTCAACGCATGCAAGCAGACCGGCACCAAGTTCGTGTTCTGGGTTCAGGACTTCTACAGCGTTGCGGTGTCGCAGCTATTGCGCAAGAAGCTTGGGCCGCCCGGCGCTATGGTCGGGGCCTACTATCGGTTTCTCGAGCGGCGCCAGTTTCAGAGCTCCGATGCGGTCGTCGTCATCACGAACGCCTTCTCGCCGCTCGCGAGCAAGTGGACCGGCACTGAAGACAACGTTTTTGTGATCGAGAACTGGGGTGCGCTGAATGATATTGTTCCTCACCCCAAGGACAACGCGTGGGCTCGCCGTCACGGGCTGCACAACTCGTTCAACTTTCTCTATTCGGGCACGCTCGGGCTGAAGCACAATCCTGACCTGTTGGTGCAGCTCGCCAAGATGGTGAAAGGACGTGCCAATGTGGTGACCGTCAGCCAGGGCGTTGGCGTCACGCATCTCGAGCAGGCCAAGGCCGAGCTCGGGCTGGACAATCTCATCCTGCTGCCGCTGCAGCCCTTCGCGGATCTCCCGATGGTGCTCGCTACCTCCGATGTCGCCGTTGCGACGATCGAACCGGAGGCGGGAATATTCTCGGTACCTTCAAAGGTGCAATCCTATTTCTGCGCCGGGCGTCCTGTGCTGCTTGCAGCGCCGAAGGAAAATCTCGCTTCTGATCTGGTTCGCCGCAATGGCGCCGGATTAGTCGTTGATCCCGTCGATCAGGCGGCCTTCCTCAAGGCTGCGCTGCGGCTTCTCGACGACGAAGCCTTGAGAGCAAATGCAGCTGCCAAAGCGAGGTCATTTGCACTCGAAAACTACGACATCAAATCGGTGACCGACCGATTTGAGACAGTATTTGACTATGCAATCGGTTCGAAAACTGCGGAAAGGAAAATCTAA
- a CDS encoding NAD-dependent epimerase/dehydratase family protein translates to MATKSMSTALVCGAGGFIGGHLVKRLKREGFWVRGVDLKFPPFAETEADDFVVGDLRDQNFCRQITDRKFDEVYQLAADMGGAGYIFTGEHDADVMHNSATINLNMLDACQKRNVRGMFYSSSACMYPEHNQKDPDNPNCAEDSAYPAAPDSEYGWEKLFSERLYLAYNRNYGMRNRVARYHNIFGPEGTWEGGKEKAPAAVCRKVAQASNHGEVEIWGDGTQTRSFLYIDECLEGTIRLTRSDFEGPVNVGSEEMVTINQLVDLVSDIAGKKVIKKHIPGPLGVRGRNSDNRLIGQKLGWKPSATLRSGLEKTYEWIERQIRSNTRAAA, encoded by the coding sequence ATGGCGACAAAGAGCATGTCCACCGCACTGGTCTGCGGCGCGGGTGGATTCATTGGCGGGCACCTGGTCAAGCGGCTCAAACGCGAGGGCTTCTGGGTGCGTGGTGTCGACCTGAAATTTCCGCCATTCGCGGAGACCGAAGCCGATGATTTCGTCGTTGGCGATCTTCGCGACCAGAATTTCTGCAGGCAGATCACCGACCGCAAGTTCGACGAGGTGTATCAGCTCGCCGCCGACATGGGCGGCGCCGGCTACATCTTCACCGGCGAACATGATGCCGACGTGATGCATAATTCGGCGACCATCAACCTCAACATGCTCGATGCCTGCCAGAAGCGCAATGTGCGCGGCATGTTCTATTCGTCGTCGGCCTGCATGTATCCGGAGCATAACCAGAAGGACCCGGACAATCCGAACTGCGCGGAAGATTCGGCCTATCCGGCGGCGCCCGACAGCGAATACGGCTGGGAAAAGCTGTTTTCGGAGCGATTATATCTCGCCTACAACCGCAACTACGGAATGCGGAACCGCGTCGCGCGCTATCACAACATCTTCGGGCCCGAGGGCACCTGGGAAGGTGGCAAGGAGAAGGCGCCCGCCGCGGTGTGCCGCAAGGTGGCCCAGGCTTCCAATCATGGCGAAGTCGAGATTTGGGGCGACGGCACGCAGACACGCTCATTCCTCTATATCGATGAGTGCCTGGAAGGCACCATTCGCCTGACCCGATCGGACTTCGAAGGTCCGGTCAATGTCGGATCGGAGGAGATGGTCACAATCAACCAGCTCGTCGATCTCGTATCCGACATCGCCGGCAAGAAGGTGATCAAGAAGCACATTCCGGGTCCGCTCGGCGTGCGCGGCCGCAACTCGGACAACCGCCTGATTGGCCAGAAGCTCGGTTGGAAGCCGTCCGCGACACTCCGCTCCGGTCTCGAGAAGACCTATGAATGGATCGAACGCCAGATCCGCAGCAATACCAGGGCCGCCGCCTGA